From a single Brassica rapa cultivar Chiifu-401-42 chromosome A01, CAAS_Brap_v3.01, whole genome shotgun sequence genomic region:
- the LOC103848597 gene encoding probable pectinesterase/pectinesterase inhibitor 44 isoform X1, which yields MSWWKGFLIFLMLSLCVSSEESMQMQYDYLKVPASEFVGSIDTIVEVISQVTSILSEFADFSGDSRLQDAVSDCLDLLDVSSDELSWSAYASQNPNVGSAGKGNGTGNVGSDTKTWLSAALSNQDTCMEGFDGTSGLIKPLVAGSLGQLYSMLRDLLPLVEPDQKPQPITKPRPIGKGPTAPPGRTLRNIDDDEESQFPDWFRPDDRRLLETNGVSYDVIVAQDGTGNFTTIMDAVKEAPDYSWTRFVIYIKKGLYLENVEIKKKKWNLVMLGDGIDVTIISGNRSYIDGSTTFRSATFAVNGRGFLARDITFQNTAGPEKHQAVALRSDSDLSVFYRCAMRGYQDTLYTHTMRQFYRECTITGTVDFIFGDGTVVFQNCQILVKKGLPDQKNTITAQGRKEADQPSGFSIQFSNISADADLVPYLNTTHTYLGRPWKQYSRTVFMRNNLSDVVRPEGWLEWNTTFALDTLFYGEFLNYGPGSGLSSRVKWPGYHVFNNSDQANNFTVSQFIEGNLWLPSTGVTFTAGLGV from the exons ATGTCATGGTGGAAGGGTTTCTTGATCTTCTTGATGTTGAGTCTGTGTGTGTCATCGGAAGAGAGCATGCAAATGCAATACGACTACTTGAAAGTTCCGGCAAGTGAGTTCGTGGGCTCCATTGACACCATCGTTGAAGTAATAAGCCAAGTGACTTCAATTTTGTCTGAGTTTGCGGATTTTAGTGGAGATAGTCGGCTGCAAGATGCGGTATCTGATTGCCTGGATCTGCTCGATGTTTCTTCGGACGAGCTGAGTTGGTCTGCTTATGCTTCTCAGAATCCAAATG TGGGGTCAGCAGGTAAGGGCAACGGAACAGGGAACGTGGGATCAGACACAAAGACATGGTTAAGCGCTGCTCTATCCAATCAAGACACTTGCATGGAAGGCTTCGACGGTACATCTGGTCTCATCAAACCTCTTGTAGCTG GCAGTCTCGGTCAATTATATTCTATGCTTAGGGATCTGTTACCACTTGTTGAGCCCGACCAGAAACCTCAACCCATTACCAAACCTCGTCCAATTGGTAAAGGACCAACGGCTCCACCAGGCCGGACACTTAGGAACATTGACGACGATGAGGAAAGTCAATTCCCAGACTGGTTCAGACCAGACGACCGGAGACTCCTTGAAACCAACGGAGTGAGTTACGACGTTATTGTAGCACAAGATGGGACAGGCAACTTCACGACCATAATGGACGCCGTTAAGGAAGCTCCTGATTACAGCTGGACACGTTTCGTCATATACATTAAAAAGGGTTTATACTTGGAGAACGTTgagatcaagaagaagaaatggaACCTCGTAATGTTAGGTGATGGCATTGACGTGACAATTATTTCCGGTAACCGCAGCTACATTGACGGCTCGACCACGTTCCGATCCGCTACATTCG cTGTAAACGGAAGAGGATTCTTGGCTAGAGATATAACGTTTCAGAACACAGCTGGACCAGAGAAGCATCAAGCCGTAGCCCTTAGGTCTGACTCTGACCTATCTGTGTTCTATAGATGTGCCATGAGAGGTTATCAAGATACACTCTACACGCACACTATGCGTCAGTTTTACCGCGAGTGCACCATCACTGGAACGGTGGATTTTATATTTGGAGATGGAACAGTTGTGTTTCAAAATTGTCAAATTTTGGTTAAGAAAGGACTCCCTGACCAAAAGAATACCATCACTGCACAAGGCAGGAAAGAAGCTGACCAACCCTCAG GATTCTCGATTCAGTTCAGCAATATCTCGGCGGATGCAGACTTAGTCCCATACCTGAACACGACACACACGTATCTAGGAAGGCCATGGAAGCAATATTCAAGGACAGTTTTCATGAGGAACAACTTGAGCGACGTTGTGAGGCCTGAAGGATGGCTCGAGTGGAACACCACTTTTGCTTTGGACACACTCTTCTATGGAGAGTTCTTGAACTACGGACCAGGTTCAGGACTCAGCAGCCGAGTCAAGTGGCCTGGTTACCACGTGTTTAACAACTCTGACCAGGCCAACAATTTCACCGTTTCTCAGTTCATTGAAGGAAACCTTTGGCTGCCTTCTACTGGAGTAACGTTTACTGCTGGCTTGGGTGTCTAA
- the LOC103848597 gene encoding probable pectinesterase/pectinesterase inhibitor 44 isoform X3, with protein sequence MSWWKGFLIFLMLSLCVSSEESMQMQYDYLKVPASEFVGSIDTIVEVISQVTSILSEFADFSGDSRLQDAVSDCLDLLDVSSDELSWSAYASQNPNGKGNGTGNVGSDTKTWLSAALSNQDTCMEGFDGTSGLIKPLVAGSLGQLYSMLRDLLPLVEPDQKPQPITKPRPIGKGPTAPPGRTLRNIDDDEESQFPDWFRPDDRRLLETNGVSYDVIVAQDGTGNFTTIMDAVKEAPDYSWTRFVIYIKKGLYLENVEIKKKKWNLVMLGDGIDVTIISGNRSYIDGSTTFRSATFAVNGRGFLARDITFQNTAGPEKHQAVALRSDSDLSVFYRCAMRGYQDTLYTHTMRQFYRECTITGTVDFIFGDGTVVFQNCQILVKKGLPDQKNTITAQGRKEADQPSGFSIQFSNISADADLVPYLNTTHTYLGRPWKQYSRTVFMRNNLSDVVRPEGWLEWNTTFALDTLFYGEFLNYGPGSGLSSRVKWPGYHVFNNSDQANNFTVSQFIEGNLWLPSTGVTFTAGLGV encoded by the exons ATGTCATGGTGGAAGGGTTTCTTGATCTTCTTGATGTTGAGTCTGTGTGTGTCATCGGAAGAGAGCATGCAAATGCAATACGACTACTTGAAAGTTCCGGCAAGTGAGTTCGTGGGCTCCATTGACACCATCGTTGAAGTAATAAGCCAAGTGACTTCAATTTTGTCTGAGTTTGCGGATTTTAGTGGAGATAGTCGGCTGCAAGATGCGGTATCTGATTGCCTGGATCTGCTCGATGTTTCTTCGGACGAGCTGAGTTGGTCTGCTTATGCTTCTCAGAATCCAAATG GTAAGGGCAACGGAACAGGGAACGTGGGATCAGACACAAAGACATGGTTAAGCGCTGCTCTATCCAATCAAGACACTTGCATGGAAGGCTTCGACGGTACATCTGGTCTCATCAAACCTCTTGTAGCTG GCAGTCTCGGTCAATTATATTCTATGCTTAGGGATCTGTTACCACTTGTTGAGCCCGACCAGAAACCTCAACCCATTACCAAACCTCGTCCAATTGGTAAAGGACCAACGGCTCCACCAGGCCGGACACTTAGGAACATTGACGACGATGAGGAAAGTCAATTCCCAGACTGGTTCAGACCAGACGACCGGAGACTCCTTGAAACCAACGGAGTGAGTTACGACGTTATTGTAGCACAAGATGGGACAGGCAACTTCACGACCATAATGGACGCCGTTAAGGAAGCTCCTGATTACAGCTGGACACGTTTCGTCATATACATTAAAAAGGGTTTATACTTGGAGAACGTTgagatcaagaagaagaaatggaACCTCGTAATGTTAGGTGATGGCATTGACGTGACAATTATTTCCGGTAACCGCAGCTACATTGACGGCTCGACCACGTTCCGATCCGCTACATTCG cTGTAAACGGAAGAGGATTCTTGGCTAGAGATATAACGTTTCAGAACACAGCTGGACCAGAGAAGCATCAAGCCGTAGCCCTTAGGTCTGACTCTGACCTATCTGTGTTCTATAGATGTGCCATGAGAGGTTATCAAGATACACTCTACACGCACACTATGCGTCAGTTTTACCGCGAGTGCACCATCACTGGAACGGTGGATTTTATATTTGGAGATGGAACAGTTGTGTTTCAAAATTGTCAAATTTTGGTTAAGAAAGGACTCCCTGACCAAAAGAATACCATCACTGCACAAGGCAGGAAAGAAGCTGACCAACCCTCAG GATTCTCGATTCAGTTCAGCAATATCTCGGCGGATGCAGACTTAGTCCCATACCTGAACACGACACACACGTATCTAGGAAGGCCATGGAAGCAATATTCAAGGACAGTTTTCATGAGGAACAACTTGAGCGACGTTGTGAGGCCTGAAGGATGGCTCGAGTGGAACACCACTTTTGCTTTGGACACACTCTTCTATGGAGAGTTCTTGAACTACGGACCAGGTTCAGGACTCAGCAGCCGAGTCAAGTGGCCTGGTTACCACGTGTTTAACAACTCTGACCAGGCCAACAATTTCACCGTTTCTCAGTTCATTGAAGGAAACCTTTGGCTGCCTTCTACTGGAGTAACGTTTACTGCTGGCTTGGGTGTCTAA
- the LOC103848597 gene encoding probable pectinesterase/pectinesterase inhibitor 44 isoform X2, translating into MSWWKGFLIFLMLSLCVSSEESMQMQYDYLKVPASEFVGSIDTIVEVISQVTSILSEFADFSGDSRLQDAVSDCLDLLDVSSDELSWSAYASQNPNAGKGNGTGNVGSDTKTWLSAALSNQDTCMEGFDGTSGLIKPLVAGSLGQLYSMLRDLLPLVEPDQKPQPITKPRPIGKGPTAPPGRTLRNIDDDEESQFPDWFRPDDRRLLETNGVSYDVIVAQDGTGNFTTIMDAVKEAPDYSWTRFVIYIKKGLYLENVEIKKKKWNLVMLGDGIDVTIISGNRSYIDGSTTFRSATFAVNGRGFLARDITFQNTAGPEKHQAVALRSDSDLSVFYRCAMRGYQDTLYTHTMRQFYRECTITGTVDFIFGDGTVVFQNCQILVKKGLPDQKNTITAQGRKEADQPSGFSIQFSNISADADLVPYLNTTHTYLGRPWKQYSRTVFMRNNLSDVVRPEGWLEWNTTFALDTLFYGEFLNYGPGSGLSSRVKWPGYHVFNNSDQANNFTVSQFIEGNLWLPSTGVTFTAGLGV; encoded by the exons ATGTCATGGTGGAAGGGTTTCTTGATCTTCTTGATGTTGAGTCTGTGTGTGTCATCGGAAGAGAGCATGCAAATGCAATACGACTACTTGAAAGTTCCGGCAAGTGAGTTCGTGGGCTCCATTGACACCATCGTTGAAGTAATAAGCCAAGTGACTTCAATTTTGTCTGAGTTTGCGGATTTTAGTGGAGATAGTCGGCTGCAAGATGCGGTATCTGATTGCCTGGATCTGCTCGATGTTTCTTCGGACGAGCTGAGTTGGTCTGCTTATGCTTCTCAGAATCCAAATG CAGGTAAGGGCAACGGAACAGGGAACGTGGGATCAGACACAAAGACATGGTTAAGCGCTGCTCTATCCAATCAAGACACTTGCATGGAAGGCTTCGACGGTACATCTGGTCTCATCAAACCTCTTGTAGCTG GCAGTCTCGGTCAATTATATTCTATGCTTAGGGATCTGTTACCACTTGTTGAGCCCGACCAGAAACCTCAACCCATTACCAAACCTCGTCCAATTGGTAAAGGACCAACGGCTCCACCAGGCCGGACACTTAGGAACATTGACGACGATGAGGAAAGTCAATTCCCAGACTGGTTCAGACCAGACGACCGGAGACTCCTTGAAACCAACGGAGTGAGTTACGACGTTATTGTAGCACAAGATGGGACAGGCAACTTCACGACCATAATGGACGCCGTTAAGGAAGCTCCTGATTACAGCTGGACACGTTTCGTCATATACATTAAAAAGGGTTTATACTTGGAGAACGTTgagatcaagaagaagaaatggaACCTCGTAATGTTAGGTGATGGCATTGACGTGACAATTATTTCCGGTAACCGCAGCTACATTGACGGCTCGACCACGTTCCGATCCGCTACATTCG cTGTAAACGGAAGAGGATTCTTGGCTAGAGATATAACGTTTCAGAACACAGCTGGACCAGAGAAGCATCAAGCCGTAGCCCTTAGGTCTGACTCTGACCTATCTGTGTTCTATAGATGTGCCATGAGAGGTTATCAAGATACACTCTACACGCACACTATGCGTCAGTTTTACCGCGAGTGCACCATCACTGGAACGGTGGATTTTATATTTGGAGATGGAACAGTTGTGTTTCAAAATTGTCAAATTTTGGTTAAGAAAGGACTCCCTGACCAAAAGAATACCATCACTGCACAAGGCAGGAAAGAAGCTGACCAACCCTCAG GATTCTCGATTCAGTTCAGCAATATCTCGGCGGATGCAGACTTAGTCCCATACCTGAACACGACACACACGTATCTAGGAAGGCCATGGAAGCAATATTCAAGGACAGTTTTCATGAGGAACAACTTGAGCGACGTTGTGAGGCCTGAAGGATGGCTCGAGTGGAACACCACTTTTGCTTTGGACACACTCTTCTATGGAGAGTTCTTGAACTACGGACCAGGTTCAGGACTCAGCAGCCGAGTCAAGTGGCCTGGTTACCACGTGTTTAACAACTCTGACCAGGCCAACAATTTCACCGTTTCTCAGTTCATTGAAGGAAACCTTTGGCTGCCTTCTACTGGAGTAACGTTTACTGCTGGCTTGGGTGTCTAA
- the LOC103849083 gene encoding F-box/LRR-repeat protein 15 isoform X1: protein MRIWCFHCFTDDEEQEENRNRGGVSHRLKKQSAMDDNNNNKGGDFVGFDLNEREEENGAELERVRSSEIRLHQLVQGESSNEDCTMEEADHDSYHKRAKVYSGLASVSSDAGNSGSSVEGSVSFGVASSSRTDTDMFCQNFILNYAGRKDGKRDDGDDNGSSDAEDFEVHIDLTDDLLHMVFSFLSHIDLGRSAMVCRQWRVASAHEDFWKVLNFENMRISIEQFEDMCHRYPNATEVNVYGAPAVNALAMKAATTLRNLEVLIIGKGHISENFFQALEECNMLRSVTVNEAILGNGAQEINLSHDRLRELKITKCRVMRLSLRCPQLRSLSLKRSNMSQAMLNCPLLQLLDIASCHKLLDAAIRSAAISCPQLESLDVSNCSCVSDETLREIAQACAGLHVLNASYCPNISLESVHLPMLTVLKLHSCEGITSASMTWIANSHALEVLELDNCNLLTSVALHLSRLQSISLVHCRKFTELNLQSTMLSSITISNCPALRRITIASNSLRRLALQKQENLTTLVLHCQSLQEVDLSDCESLSNTVCEIFSDDGGCPMLKSLILDNCESLTEVRFCNSSLATLSLVGCRAVTSLELKCPRIEEICLDGCDHLETALFQPVALRSLNLGICPKLSVLNIEAPYMVSLELKGCGVLSEASIICPLLTSLDASFCGQLTDDCLSATTASCPLIESLVLMSCPSIGSDGLSSLNGLPNLTVLDLSYTFLMNLEPIFKSCIQLKVLKLQACKYLTDSSLEPLYKEGALPALEELDLSYGTLCQTAIDDLLAYCTHLTHLSLNGCVNMHDLDWGSTNVQLFDYFGGYSSSENTQEAAETANRLLQNLNCVGCPNIRKVLIPPAARFYHLSSLNLSLSVNLKEVNLACSNLVLLNLSNCCSLEVLKLSCPRLASLFLQSCNMDEAGVEAAISGCCSLETLDLRFCPKISSVSMGRFRTVCPSLKRVFSSPNLLQD, encoded by the exons ATGAGGATTTGGTGTTTCCACTGCTTCACCGACGACGAGGAACAAGAGGAGAACAGAAACAGAGGCGGAGTTTCCCATAGACTGAAGAAACAATCAGCCATGGacgataacaacaacaacaaaggtGGAGACTTTGTCGGTTTCGATCTAAACGAGAGGGAAGAAGAGAACGGTGCTGAATTGGAGCGAGTACGGTCATCTGAGATTCGCTTGCATCAATTGGTTCAAGGAGAGAGTAGCAATGAGGATTGTACTATGGAGGAAGCTGATCACGATTCGTACCACAAACGTGCTAAAGTGTACTCTGGCCTTGC CAGTGTATCTTCAGATGCTGGAAACTCTGGTTCGTCGGTGGAGGGAAGTGTTAGTTTCGGAGTTGCCTCTTCTTCTCGGACGGATACTGATATGTTCTGTCAGAATTTCATCTTGAATTACGCTGGTCGGAAAGATGGGAAGagagatgatggagatgataaTGGTTCTTCGGATGCAGAAGATTTTGAAGTTCATATTGATTTGACTGATGACCTCTTACACATG gtATTCTCGTTTTTGAGTCACATCGACCTCGGCCGCTCTGCTATGGTATGTCGTCAGTGGAGAGTAGCTAGTGCTCATGAGGATTTTTGGAAGGTCTTGAACTTTGAGAATATGAGGATCTCTATCGAGCAAT TTGAAGACATGTGTCATCGCTATCCCAATGCCACTGAAGTGAATGTTTATGGCGCTCCTGCTGTTAACGCTTTGGCTATGAAAGCAGCTACTACTTTGAG GAATCTGGAGGTTTTGATTATAGGAAAAGGTCATATCAGTGAAAACTTTTTCCAGGCATTGGAGGAGTGTAATATGTTGAGAAGCGTGACTGTAAACGAGGCTATTCTAGGAAATGGTGCTCAGGAAATTAACCTGAGTCATGATCGGCTACGTGAActtaaaattacaaaatgtCGAGTCATGCGTTTGTCTCTAAG GTGTCCGCAGCTGAGGTCTTTATCATTAAAAAGAAGCAACATGTCACAGGCGATGCTTAACTGTCCACTCCTCCAACTTCTTGATATAGCCTCGTGCCATAAGCTCTTGGATGCTGCTATTCGTTCAGCTGCCATTTCGTGTCCTCAGTTAGAGTCGCTCGATGTTTCCAATTGTTCCTGTGTCAGTGATGAAACTCTGCGTGAAATAGCACAGGCTTGTGCTGGTCTCCATGTTCTTAATGCTTCATACTGCCCCAATATATCTCTTGAG TCGGTACATCTCCCCATGTTGACAGTTCTCAAGCTTCATAGCTGTGAGGGTATAACATCCGCGTCTATGACATGGATTGCTAATAGTCATGCGCTGGAG GTTTTGGAGCTTGATAATTGCAATCTGTTGACATCTGTAGCGTTGCATCTCTCTCGTTTGCAGAGTATAAGCCTAGTCCATTGCCGCAA ATTCACAGAGCTTAACTTGCAAAGCACCATGCTTTCATCAATCACTATTTCAAACTGTCCAGCGCTTCGCCGTATCACAATCGCTTCCAACTCCCTTCGA AGATTAGCTCTCCAGAAACAGGAGAATCTGACAACATTGGTTCTGCATTGCCAGTCCTTGCAAGAAGTGGACCTCTCTGATTGTGAATCACTTTCCAACACTGTTTGTGAAATATTCAGTGATGATGGTGGATGCCCAATGCTGAAGTCATTAATTCTTGACAACTGTGAG AGCTTAACAGAGGTGCGATTCTGCAATTCATCGTTGGCTACTCTGTCCCTTGTTGGCTGTCGTGCTGTCACTTCTCTCGAGTTGAAGTGCCCTCGCATAGAGGAGATATGTTTGGATGGTTGTGACCATCTTGAAACTGCACTCTTCCAGCCT GTTGCGCTCCGGTCTCTAAATCTAGGAATATGCCCGAAATTGAGTGTGCTCAATATCGAAGCACCGTATATGGTGTCCCTTGAACTGAAAGGTTGTGGTGTACTGTCTGAAGCATCCATCATTTGCCCTCTATTAACATCTTTAGATGCTTCTTTCTGCGG TCAGCTGACGGATGACTGTCTGTCTGCAACAACTGCTTCTTGCCCACTAATTGAGTCACTGGTCCTAATGTCATGCCCTTCCATTGGCTCTGATGGCTTGTCTTCCTTAAACGGTCTCCCAAATTTGACTGTTCTTGATTTGTCCTACACTTTCTTGATGAATCTGGAGCCCATCTTCAAGTCATGTATTCAGCTCAAG GTACTCAAATTACAAGCCTGCAAGTATCTCACCGATTCATCGCTGGAGCCTCTGTACAAAGAAGGTGCTTTACCGGCACTTGAAGAGTTGGACCTGTCGTATGGAACTCTCTGTCAGACTGCGATAGATGATCTACTTGCGTACTGCACGCACTTGACCCATTTGAGCTTGAACGGCTGTGTTAACATGCATGACCTTGATTGGGGTTCAACCAATGTACAGCTCTTTGATTACTTTGGTGGATACAGTTCTAGCGAGAACACACAAGAAGCGGCTGAAACAGCCAACCGGTTACTGCAAAACCTCAATTGTGTGGGGTGCCCCAATATCAGAAAGGTCTTGATACCGCCTGCAGCTCGGTTTTATCATCTATCATCACTGAACCTTTCGCTATCGGTCAATTTAAAGGAGGTTAACCTCGCCTGTTCCAACCTGGTCTTACTTAATCTAAG CAACTGTTGCTCTCTGGAAGTACTGAAACTTAGCTGTCCAAGACTGGCTAGTCTCTTTCTTCAG TCTTGTAACATGGATGAAGCAGGAGTCGAAGCAGCTATATCAGGATGCTGCTCCCTAGAGACACTGGATCTCCGTTTCTGTCCAAAG ATATCTTCGGTGAGCATGGGGAGGTTCCGAACAGTGTGTCCTAGTTTGAAGCGCGTCTTCAGCAGTCCTAATCTTTTGCAAGATTAG
- the LOC103849083 gene encoding F-box/LRR-repeat protein 15 isoform X2, producing MRIWCFHCFTDDEEQEENRNRGGVSHRLKKQSAMDDNNNNKGGDFVGFDLNEREEENGAELERVRSSEIRLHQLVQGESSNEDCTMEEADHDSYHKRAKVYSGLAVSSDAGNSGSSVEGSVSFGVASSSRTDTDMFCQNFILNYAGRKDGKRDDGDDNGSSDAEDFEVHIDLTDDLLHMVFSFLSHIDLGRSAMVCRQWRVASAHEDFWKVLNFENMRISIEQFEDMCHRYPNATEVNVYGAPAVNALAMKAATTLRNLEVLIIGKGHISENFFQALEECNMLRSVTVNEAILGNGAQEINLSHDRLRELKITKCRVMRLSLRCPQLRSLSLKRSNMSQAMLNCPLLQLLDIASCHKLLDAAIRSAAISCPQLESLDVSNCSCVSDETLREIAQACAGLHVLNASYCPNISLESVHLPMLTVLKLHSCEGITSASMTWIANSHALEVLELDNCNLLTSVALHLSRLQSISLVHCRKFTELNLQSTMLSSITISNCPALRRITIASNSLRRLALQKQENLTTLVLHCQSLQEVDLSDCESLSNTVCEIFSDDGGCPMLKSLILDNCESLTEVRFCNSSLATLSLVGCRAVTSLELKCPRIEEICLDGCDHLETALFQPVALRSLNLGICPKLSVLNIEAPYMVSLELKGCGVLSEASIICPLLTSLDASFCGQLTDDCLSATTASCPLIESLVLMSCPSIGSDGLSSLNGLPNLTVLDLSYTFLMNLEPIFKSCIQLKVLKLQACKYLTDSSLEPLYKEGALPALEELDLSYGTLCQTAIDDLLAYCTHLTHLSLNGCVNMHDLDWGSTNVQLFDYFGGYSSSENTQEAAETANRLLQNLNCVGCPNIRKVLIPPAARFYHLSSLNLSLSVNLKEVNLACSNLVLLNLSNCCSLEVLKLSCPRLASLFLQSCNMDEAGVEAAISGCCSLETLDLRFCPKISSVSMGRFRTVCPSLKRVFSSPNLLQD from the exons ATGAGGATTTGGTGTTTCCACTGCTTCACCGACGACGAGGAACAAGAGGAGAACAGAAACAGAGGCGGAGTTTCCCATAGACTGAAGAAACAATCAGCCATGGacgataacaacaacaacaaaggtGGAGACTTTGTCGGTTTCGATCTAAACGAGAGGGAAGAAGAGAACGGTGCTGAATTGGAGCGAGTACGGTCATCTGAGATTCGCTTGCATCAATTGGTTCAAGGAGAGAGTAGCAATGAGGATTGTACTATGGAGGAAGCTGATCACGATTCGTACCACAAACGTGCTAAAGTGTACTCTGGCCTTGC TGTATCTTCAGATGCTGGAAACTCTGGTTCGTCGGTGGAGGGAAGTGTTAGTTTCGGAGTTGCCTCTTCTTCTCGGACGGATACTGATATGTTCTGTCAGAATTTCATCTTGAATTACGCTGGTCGGAAAGATGGGAAGagagatgatggagatgataaTGGTTCTTCGGATGCAGAAGATTTTGAAGTTCATATTGATTTGACTGATGACCTCTTACACATG gtATTCTCGTTTTTGAGTCACATCGACCTCGGCCGCTCTGCTATGGTATGTCGTCAGTGGAGAGTAGCTAGTGCTCATGAGGATTTTTGGAAGGTCTTGAACTTTGAGAATATGAGGATCTCTATCGAGCAAT TTGAAGACATGTGTCATCGCTATCCCAATGCCACTGAAGTGAATGTTTATGGCGCTCCTGCTGTTAACGCTTTGGCTATGAAAGCAGCTACTACTTTGAG GAATCTGGAGGTTTTGATTATAGGAAAAGGTCATATCAGTGAAAACTTTTTCCAGGCATTGGAGGAGTGTAATATGTTGAGAAGCGTGACTGTAAACGAGGCTATTCTAGGAAATGGTGCTCAGGAAATTAACCTGAGTCATGATCGGCTACGTGAActtaaaattacaaaatgtCGAGTCATGCGTTTGTCTCTAAG GTGTCCGCAGCTGAGGTCTTTATCATTAAAAAGAAGCAACATGTCACAGGCGATGCTTAACTGTCCACTCCTCCAACTTCTTGATATAGCCTCGTGCCATAAGCTCTTGGATGCTGCTATTCGTTCAGCTGCCATTTCGTGTCCTCAGTTAGAGTCGCTCGATGTTTCCAATTGTTCCTGTGTCAGTGATGAAACTCTGCGTGAAATAGCACAGGCTTGTGCTGGTCTCCATGTTCTTAATGCTTCATACTGCCCCAATATATCTCTTGAG TCGGTACATCTCCCCATGTTGACAGTTCTCAAGCTTCATAGCTGTGAGGGTATAACATCCGCGTCTATGACATGGATTGCTAATAGTCATGCGCTGGAG GTTTTGGAGCTTGATAATTGCAATCTGTTGACATCTGTAGCGTTGCATCTCTCTCGTTTGCAGAGTATAAGCCTAGTCCATTGCCGCAA ATTCACAGAGCTTAACTTGCAAAGCACCATGCTTTCATCAATCACTATTTCAAACTGTCCAGCGCTTCGCCGTATCACAATCGCTTCCAACTCCCTTCGA AGATTAGCTCTCCAGAAACAGGAGAATCTGACAACATTGGTTCTGCATTGCCAGTCCTTGCAAGAAGTGGACCTCTCTGATTGTGAATCACTTTCCAACACTGTTTGTGAAATATTCAGTGATGATGGTGGATGCCCAATGCTGAAGTCATTAATTCTTGACAACTGTGAG AGCTTAACAGAGGTGCGATTCTGCAATTCATCGTTGGCTACTCTGTCCCTTGTTGGCTGTCGTGCTGTCACTTCTCTCGAGTTGAAGTGCCCTCGCATAGAGGAGATATGTTTGGATGGTTGTGACCATCTTGAAACTGCACTCTTCCAGCCT GTTGCGCTCCGGTCTCTAAATCTAGGAATATGCCCGAAATTGAGTGTGCTCAATATCGAAGCACCGTATATGGTGTCCCTTGAACTGAAAGGTTGTGGTGTACTGTCTGAAGCATCCATCATTTGCCCTCTATTAACATCTTTAGATGCTTCTTTCTGCGG TCAGCTGACGGATGACTGTCTGTCTGCAACAACTGCTTCTTGCCCACTAATTGAGTCACTGGTCCTAATGTCATGCCCTTCCATTGGCTCTGATGGCTTGTCTTCCTTAAACGGTCTCCCAAATTTGACTGTTCTTGATTTGTCCTACACTTTCTTGATGAATCTGGAGCCCATCTTCAAGTCATGTATTCAGCTCAAG GTACTCAAATTACAAGCCTGCAAGTATCTCACCGATTCATCGCTGGAGCCTCTGTACAAAGAAGGTGCTTTACCGGCACTTGAAGAGTTGGACCTGTCGTATGGAACTCTCTGTCAGACTGCGATAGATGATCTACTTGCGTACTGCACGCACTTGACCCATTTGAGCTTGAACGGCTGTGTTAACATGCATGACCTTGATTGGGGTTCAACCAATGTACAGCTCTTTGATTACTTTGGTGGATACAGTTCTAGCGAGAACACACAAGAAGCGGCTGAAACAGCCAACCGGTTACTGCAAAACCTCAATTGTGTGGGGTGCCCCAATATCAGAAAGGTCTTGATACCGCCTGCAGCTCGGTTTTATCATCTATCATCACTGAACCTTTCGCTATCGGTCAATTTAAAGGAGGTTAACCTCGCCTGTTCCAACCTGGTCTTACTTAATCTAAG CAACTGTTGCTCTCTGGAAGTACTGAAACTTAGCTGTCCAAGACTGGCTAGTCTCTTTCTTCAG TCTTGTAACATGGATGAAGCAGGAGTCGAAGCAGCTATATCAGGATGCTGCTCCCTAGAGACACTGGATCTCCGTTTCTGTCCAAAG ATATCTTCGGTGAGCATGGGGAGGTTCCGAACAGTGTGTCCTAGTTTGAAGCGCGTCTTCAGCAGTCCTAATCTTTTGCAAGATTAG